A single Pantoea rwandensis DNA region contains:
- a CDS encoding TIM barrel protein, with protein sequence MAIDPTRFCINRKIAPALSLEAFFQLVQRLGLSKVELRNDMPGGKVTDGLSASQLRSLADKYHIEIETINALYPFNRPDDALLSKAEAMLQEAKAIGAKALVMCPLNEGIAIAPEKTLEALQILAPRFAEYGIQGLVEPLGFPVSSLRSAVQTQKLIKQAGVPFKLLLDTFHHHLYENAEQEFPQEIEVNQIGLVHLSGVEDTRPTVALTDEERIMLSDRDVLNSVAQVKRLEMLGYKGIYAFEPFSPELEKWGAKEIEREIRQSIELLQA encoded by the coding sequence ATGGCCATCGATCCAACCCGTTTCTGTATCAACCGTAAAATTGCGCCTGCGCTCTCACTAGAAGCTTTTTTCCAGTTAGTTCAGCGACTGGGTTTGAGCAAAGTGGAACTGCGTAACGATATGCCGGGCGGCAAGGTCACCGATGGTCTGAGCGCGTCGCAGCTGCGATCGCTGGCGGATAAGTATCACATCGAGATCGAGACCATTAACGCGCTCTATCCGTTTAACCGCCCTGATGACGCGCTGTTGAGCAAAGCCGAAGCGATGTTGCAAGAAGCAAAAGCCATTGGAGCCAAAGCGCTGGTGATGTGCCCATTGAACGAGGGTATTGCCATCGCACCAGAGAAAACGCTGGAGGCGTTGCAGATCCTGGCACCGCGCTTCGCTGAATACGGTATTCAGGGGCTGGTTGAGCCGCTGGGCTTCCCGGTGAGTTCACTGCGCTCTGCGGTGCAGACGCAAAAGCTGATTAAGCAGGCGGGCGTGCCGTTTAAATTGTTGCTGGATACCTTCCATCATCACCTGTACGAGAACGCCGAGCAGGAGTTCCCGCAGGAGATTGAGGTGAACCAGATTGGTTTAGTGCATCTCTCAGGCGTGGAAGATACCCGCCCAACGGTGGCACTGACGGATGAAGAGCGCATTATGCTGAGCGACCGCGATGTGCTGAACAGCGTGGCGCAGGTGAAGCGTCTGGAGATGCTTGGTTATAAGGGCATTTACGCATTTGAGCCATTCTCCCCGGAGCTGGAGAAGTGGGGCGCGAAAGAGATTGAACGCGAAATTCGCCAGAGTATTGAGTTACTGCAAGCCTGA
- a CDS encoding CoA-acylating methylmalonate-semialdehyde dehydrogenase, with amino-acid sequence MTIVGNFIGGKITHSASNETIPVYDPATGKVARELTQSTAAEVEKAIEIAHAAFPEWSKTAPLRRARVMFNFKALMEKHRDELAALIVSEHGKVWSDALGELTRGIEVIEFACGIPHLIKGENSPSVGTGVDSYSLMQPVGVVAGITPFNFPAMVPLWMFPIALACGNTFILKPPALDPSASVRMAELLKEAGLPDGVFNVVHSSNEDAEQLYKDPRIAAVSFVGSSGVAEHIYKTASAHGKRVQAFGAAKNHAIVMPDADLDATVNAIMGGAFGSAGERCMALPVVVAVGNDTADKLIARLTPLIKALRIGPGIQKGAEENEMGPVVSAAHQKKVLGYIDKGEAEGAKLVVDGRGVKVAGHEEGYYVGGTLFDNVTPDMVIWREEIFGPVLSIMRSTDFDSALKLVNSHEFGNGSAIFTSNGHTAREFVQNVEAGMVGVNVPVPVPMAFHSFGGWKRSVFGALNVHGPDGVRFYTRMKTATVRWPSGQQTVSEFSMPTLG; translated from the coding sequence ATGACTATCGTAGGAAACTTTATCGGCGGCAAAATTACCCACAGCGCCAGCAATGAAACCATCCCGGTATACGATCCAGCCACCGGCAAAGTCGCGCGTGAACTGACGCAGAGCACCGCTGCTGAAGTGGAAAAAGCGATCGAAATCGCCCATGCCGCGTTCCCTGAATGGTCGAAAACTGCGCCGCTGCGTCGTGCCCGTGTGATGTTCAACTTCAAAGCACTGATGGAAAAACACCGTGACGAGCTGGCTGCGCTGATTGTGTCTGAGCACGGCAAAGTGTGGTCGGATGCGTTAGGTGAGCTGACGCGCGGTATCGAAGTGATCGAGTTTGCCTGCGGAATCCCGCATCTGATCAAAGGTGAAAACTCACCAAGCGTCGGCACCGGCGTGGACAGCTACTCGCTGATGCAGCCGGTTGGCGTGGTCGCGGGTATTACGCCTTTCAACTTCCCGGCGATGGTGCCACTGTGGATGTTCCCTATCGCACTGGCGTGCGGTAACACCTTTATCCTGAAGCCACCGGCGCTGGATCCATCAGCCTCTGTGCGTATGGCTGAACTGCTGAAAGAAGCGGGACTGCCGGATGGCGTGTTCAACGTGGTGCACTCGTCTAACGAAGATGCTGAGCAGCTGTACAAAGATCCGCGTATTGCGGCAGTGAGCTTCGTCGGCTCTTCCGGCGTGGCCGAGCATATCTACAAAACCGCCAGCGCCCACGGTAAACGTGTGCAGGCGTTTGGTGCGGCGAAAAACCACGCTATCGTGATGCCAGATGCCGATCTGGATGCCACTGTGAATGCTATCATGGGCGGCGCCTTTGGTTCTGCCGGTGAGCGTTGCATGGCGCTGCCTGTGGTTGTCGCAGTGGGCAATGATACTGCTGACAAACTGATTGCGCGTCTGACTCCACTGATCAAAGCGCTGCGCATCGGCCCCGGTATCCAGAAAGGTGCTGAAGAGAACGAAATGGGCCCGGTGGTTTCTGCCGCGCATCAGAAGAAAGTACTGGGCTACATCGACAAAGGTGAAGCCGAGGGCGCAAAACTGGTGGTAGATGGTCGTGGCGTGAAAGTCGCAGGCCATGAAGAGGGTTATTACGTGGGCGGCACCCTGTTTGATAACGTTACCCCGGACATGGTGATCTGGCGCGAAGAGATCTTCGGACCGGTATTAAGCATCATGCGTTCTACCGATTTCGACAGCGCGCTGAAGCTGGTAAACAGCCATGAATTCGGCAACGGCAGCGCCATCTTCACCAGCAACGGCCACACCGCGCGTGAGTTCGTGCAGAACGTGGAAGCGGGCATGGTAGGCGTTAACGTTCCCGTGCCGGTGCCAATGGCGTTCCACAGCTTCGGCGGCTGGAAGCGCTCAGTGTTCGGTGCCCTGAACGTGCACGGTCCAGACGGCGTGCGTTTCTACACCCGCATGAAAACCGCCACCGTGCGTTGGCCGAGCGGTCAGCAGACTGTTTCAGAGTTCAGCATGCCGACGCTGGGCTAA
- the iolB gene encoding 5-deoxy-glucuronate isomerase produces MSLISKAQQPDSNGRIQHVTPESAGWEYVGFDAYLLKKGQSLKLSSGDKELCLVLVAGFASVKTRNAEFPNLGKRLSPFERIPPYSVYVPHDDEVEVYADSDLELAVCNAPSKGNLPARLIAPEDVGVEQRGKGRNQRLVHNILPDNKEADSLLVVEVYTDEGATSSYPSHKHDQKTSPDETYLEETYYHRFDPEPGFAMQRVYTDDRSLDECMAPYNRDVVTVPRGYHPVATIAGYDNYYLNVMAGPVRLWKFTWEKDHAWVNSDKYPRSK; encoded by the coding sequence ATGTCTTTGATTTCGAAAGCACAGCAGCCAGACAGCAACGGCCGTATTCAGCACGTCACGCCGGAAAGTGCGGGCTGGGAGTATGTCGGTTTTGATGCTTATCTGTTGAAGAAGGGCCAAAGCCTAAAACTCAGCAGCGGCGATAAAGAGCTGTGCCTGGTGCTGGTGGCGGGTTTTGCCTCAGTGAAAACCCGCAACGCGGAGTTTCCCAATCTCGGCAAACGCCTGTCACCGTTCGAGCGTATTCCACCGTACTCGGTGTATGTGCCGCACGATGATGAAGTAGAAGTCTACGCCGACAGCGATCTGGAACTGGCGGTGTGTAATGCGCCGAGCAAAGGCAACCTGCCTGCGCGCCTGATTGCCCCGGAAGATGTGGGTGTGGAGCAGCGTGGTAAAGGGCGCAATCAGCGTCTGGTGCACAACATTTTGCCGGACAACAAAGAGGCCGACAGCCTGCTGGTGGTTGAAGTGTATACCGACGAGGGCGCGACCAGTTCGTACCCGAGCCATAAACATGACCAGAAAACCAGCCCGGATGAGACCTATCTGGAAGAGACCTATTATCACCGTTTCGATCCAGAGCCTGGTTTCGCGATGCAGCGCGTGTATACCGACGACCGTTCACTCGACGAGTGCATGGCGCCGTATAACCGCGATGTGGTGACCGTCCCGCGTGGCTACCATCCGGTGGCCACCATTGCGGGTTACGATAACTACTATCTGAACGTGATGGCCGGTCCGGTGCGTTTGTGGAAGTTTACCTGGGAAAAAGATCACGCCTGGGTGAACAGCGATAAGTACCCGCGCAGCAAATAA
- a CDS encoding MurR/RpiR family transcriptional regulator, whose protein sequence is MTNNPTQLTLLQDDIRRRYETLSKRLKQVARYILDNSNSIAFDTVASIAQQADVPPSTLIRFANAFGFSGFNEMKQVFRQHLMEETVNYTERARLFRQTATDDSASSPESPVEILNVFTMVNSQALQQLAMQVNPDQLNKAVKMLDEAENIYIIGLRRSFSVASYLVYALRHLERRAFLIDGLGGMFTEQLSMVNPKDVVIAISYSPYAREAVELVELGAKRGAHLIAITDSQVSPLAAFSDVCFVVREAQVDGFRSQVASLCLAQTLAVSLALNNTGTGE, encoded by the coding sequence ATGACCAATAATCCAACCCAATTAACCTTGTTACAGGACGATATCCGTCGCCGCTATGAGACGCTGAGTAAACGCCTGAAGCAGGTGGCTCGTTATATTCTTGATAACAGCAACAGCATTGCTTTCGATACCGTCGCTTCCATCGCGCAACAGGCCGATGTGCCGCCCTCCACGCTGATTCGCTTTGCCAACGCATTTGGCTTCAGCGGTTTCAACGAAATGAAACAGGTTTTCCGTCAACATCTGATGGAAGAAACGGTGAACTACACCGAGCGCGCCCGTCTGTTCCGCCAGACCGCAACGGATGACAGCGCCAGTTCTCCTGAGAGCCCGGTTGAGATTCTCAACGTATTCACCATGGTGAACAGCCAGGCATTGCAGCAGCTAGCCATGCAGGTCAATCCGGACCAGCTGAACAAAGCGGTGAAAATGCTGGATGAAGCCGAGAATATCTACATCATTGGCCTGCGTCGCTCATTCAGCGTTGCGTCCTATCTGGTGTATGCACTGCGCCATCTGGAGCGTCGTGCGTTTCTGATCGACGGTCTCGGCGGCATGTTTACCGAGCAGTTGAGCATGGTGAATCCCAAAGATGTGGTGATTGCCATCAGCTACTCGCCATATGCGCGTGAAGCGGTTGAGCTGGTTGAGTTGGGTGCCAAACGCGGCGCACATCTGATTGCCATCACCGACAGCCAGGTGAGTCCGCTGGCCGCCTTCAGCGATGTATGTTTTGTGGTGCGCGAAGCGCAGGTTGATGGCTTCCGTTCGCAGGTCGCCTCACTCTGTCTGGCTCAGACGCTGGCGGTTTCATTAGCGTTAAATAATACCGGCACCGGCGAATAA